In the genome of Neodiprion pinetum isolate iyNeoPine1 chromosome 2, iyNeoPine1.2, whole genome shotgun sequence, one region contains:
- the LOC124212114 gene encoding uncharacterized protein isoform X1 has product MVRWNMFTIVTGAVVGIFSFCAIPFGCFISRRFKKKVITPEEVPNGSGSGTEDSSSARRTNERCSDSAVVLSPVIVAQRAEMSSRSMIEVRVIFGNGSKRPPEDESQGYASASGSPKALKARSDSSLRHPATRPATSRRENAASTSLPLQFEGETAADDTTRLEITISGGLAGNVARFVEFKKDLGTSTSTPNSRLSGGLPEPKKPQTKRRRHSSFWRRPFGSRNEQSGVLETSHDAEVSNPESISVNEMRSRRNLESQLDSYEAVKSPIEEVPSFEAKPAEPSASCKENRKGCSSKWGLPARFLETLSEATSLATL; this is encoded by the exons ATGGTTCGTTGGAACATGTTTACCATAGTAACCGGGGCAgttgttggaattttttcgttcTGTGCGATTCCCTTTGGATGCTTTATATCTCGACGATTCAAGAAAAAAG TGATAACCCCTGAAGAAGTTCCGAACGGTTCCGGGTCCGGAACGGAGGACTCGTCATCGGCGCGAAGGACAAACGAACGATGCTCGGATTCAGCTGTTGTCTTGAGCCCGGTAATAGTCGCGCAGCGCGCGGAGATGTCCTCGAGGTCCATGATAGAAGTGAGGGTGATATTCGGGAACGGCTCGAAGAGGCCCCCAGAGGACGAGAGTCAGGGATACGCCAGCGCCTCGGGATCTCCGAAGGCCCTGAAAGCGAGGAGTGACTCGTCCTTGCGGCATCCGGCGACCCGGCCAGCGACGAGTCGCCGGGAAAATGCTGCGAGTACTTCTCTCCCCCTGCAGTTCGAGGGCGAAACGGCAGCCGACGACACGACCAGGCTGGAGATCACGATATCCGGAGGATTAGCGGGGAACGTCGCGCGCTTCGTCGAGTTCAAAAAGGACCTCGGTACCTCGACCTCGACCCCGAATTCCCGGCTATCCGGAGGACTTCCAGAGCCGAAGAAGCCCCAGACGAAGAGGCGAAGGCATTCCAGTTTCTGGAGACGTCCCTTCGGAAGTCGCAACGAGCAGTCGGGGGTCCTCGAAACGAGTCACGATGCCGAGGTTTCGAACCCGGAGTCGATTTCCGTGAACGAAATGCGCTCCAGGCGTAATTTGGAGTCACAATTGGACAGCTACGAGGCTGTTAAATCCCCGATCGAAGAAGTCCCTTCGTTCGAGGCGAAGCCTGCCGAGCCTTCGGCATCTTGTAAGGAAAATCGTAAAGGGTGTAGTAGTAAGTGGGGACTACCCGCTCGATTTTTGGAAACTCTTAGTGAAGCCACGAGCCTTGCGACTCTATAG
- the LOC124212114 gene encoding uncharacterized protein isoform X2, giving the protein MSSRSMIEVRVIFGNGSKRPPEDESQGYASASGSPKALKARSDSSLRHPATRPATSRRENAASTSLPLQFEGETAADDTTRLEITISGGLAGNVARFVEFKKDLGTSTSTPNSRLSGGLPEPKKPQTKRRRHSSFWRRPFGSRNEQSGVLETSHDAEVSNPESISVNEMRSRRNLESQLDSYEAVKSPIEEVPSFEAKPAEPSASCKENRKGCSSKWGLPARFLETLSEATSLATL; this is encoded by the coding sequence ATGTCCTCGAGGTCCATGATAGAAGTGAGGGTGATATTCGGGAACGGCTCGAAGAGGCCCCCAGAGGACGAGAGTCAGGGATACGCCAGCGCCTCGGGATCTCCGAAGGCCCTGAAAGCGAGGAGTGACTCGTCCTTGCGGCATCCGGCGACCCGGCCAGCGACGAGTCGCCGGGAAAATGCTGCGAGTACTTCTCTCCCCCTGCAGTTCGAGGGCGAAACGGCAGCCGACGACACGACCAGGCTGGAGATCACGATATCCGGAGGATTAGCGGGGAACGTCGCGCGCTTCGTCGAGTTCAAAAAGGACCTCGGTACCTCGACCTCGACCCCGAATTCCCGGCTATCCGGAGGACTTCCAGAGCCGAAGAAGCCCCAGACGAAGAGGCGAAGGCATTCCAGTTTCTGGAGACGTCCCTTCGGAAGTCGCAACGAGCAGTCGGGGGTCCTCGAAACGAGTCACGATGCCGAGGTTTCGAACCCGGAGTCGATTTCCGTGAACGAAATGCGCTCCAGGCGTAATTTGGAGTCACAATTGGACAGCTACGAGGCTGTTAAATCCCCGATCGAAGAAGTCCCTTCGTTCGAGGCGAAGCCTGCCGAGCCTTCGGCATCTTGTAAGGAAAATCGTAAAGGGTGTAGTAGTAAGTGGGGACTACCCGCTCGATTTTTGGAAACTCTTAGTGAAGCCACGAGCCTTGCGACTCTATAG